The proteins below come from a single Beutenbergia cavernae DSM 12333 genomic window:
- a CDS encoding FGGY-family carbohydrate kinase encodes MGGSGGPYVLGLDFGTESCRAAVFDVAGRAVGIAAVPYPTGYPQPGWAEQDPQHWWEAACTAVRRALAESGLSGSEIAGLACDATSLTLVATDAAGTPLRPAILWMDVRAVEQAARADASRSTARRYNGGGTMPASAEWYPFKAAWLKEHEPDVYSRAAHLVDAADWITFRLTGEWTVNLNSAALRMYYDGDNGGWPEDLYDDVGVGDVLGKLTGPVLAPGAPVGELTDDAAAALGLPAGVPVAQGVIDAWAGQIGLGVLAPGRMALITGSSHVFTGQSAEPISGPGFFGAYTDGVVPGEYTVEGGQASTGSVLKWFVEHFAPDVRSASARNGTSPYDVLNERARHLPPGAEGVVVNEYFQGNRTPYTDGDARGMIWGLSLHHGPEHVYRAIQEGVCYGTEHIRRVMADAGHEVHAIVAGGGATRSRDWMQMHADVTGVPITLTHVPDATALGTCVLAAAGAGLFGSVRDAAAAMVRTADVLEPDPDRHEEYGFFVDRYVEAYPLLREPIHAVAARVADQASSA; translated from the coding sequence ATGGGAGGCTCCGGCGGGCCGTACGTCCTGGGGCTCGACTTCGGCACGGAGAGCTGCCGCGCCGCGGTGTTCGACGTCGCCGGTCGCGCCGTCGGCATCGCCGCCGTCCCGTACCCCACGGGCTACCCGCAGCCCGGGTGGGCGGAGCAGGACCCGCAGCATTGGTGGGAGGCGGCGTGCACTGCTGTGCGACGCGCCCTGGCCGAGTCCGGGCTGAGCGGGAGCGAGATCGCGGGGCTGGCGTGCGACGCGACGTCGCTCACGCTCGTGGCGACGGACGCCGCCGGCACCCCGTTGCGCCCCGCGATCCTGTGGATGGACGTGCGCGCCGTCGAGCAGGCCGCGCGCGCCGACGCCTCCCGCTCGACCGCCCGCCGCTACAACGGCGGCGGCACGATGCCGGCGAGCGCCGAGTGGTACCCGTTCAAGGCGGCCTGGCTCAAGGAGCACGAGCCGGACGTGTACTCCCGGGCCGCGCACCTCGTCGACGCGGCCGACTGGATCACGTTCCGGCTCACGGGTGAGTGGACCGTCAACCTCAACTCCGCCGCGCTGCGCATGTACTACGACGGCGACAACGGTGGCTGGCCGGAGGACCTGTACGACGACGTCGGCGTCGGCGACGTGCTCGGCAAGCTCACCGGGCCGGTGCTGGCGCCGGGCGCGCCGGTGGGCGAGCTGACCGACGACGCCGCGGCGGCACTCGGCCTGCCGGCGGGCGTGCCCGTGGCCCAGGGCGTGATCGACGCGTGGGCCGGCCAGATCGGTCTGGGCGTCCTGGCACCCGGCCGCATGGCGCTCATCACCGGGTCCTCGCACGTGTTCACGGGCCAGTCCGCCGAGCCGATCTCCGGCCCGGGCTTCTTCGGCGCGTACACCGACGGCGTCGTGCCCGGCGAGTACACGGTGGAGGGCGGCCAGGCCTCGACCGGCTCGGTGCTCAAGTGGTTCGTGGAGCACTTCGCTCCGGACGTCCGGTCCGCCTCCGCGAGGAACGGCACGAGCCCGTACGACGTCCTGAACGAGCGCGCCCGCCACCTGCCGCCGGGAGCCGAGGGCGTCGTCGTCAACGAGTACTTCCAGGGCAACCGCACGCCGTACACGGACGGCGACGCCCGCGGGATGATCTGGGGCCTGAGCCTGCATCACGGCCCGGAGCACGTGTACCGGGCGATCCAGGAGGGCGTCTGCTACGGCACGGAGCACATCCGTCGCGTCATGGCCGACGCCGGGCACGAGGTGCACGCGATCGTCGCCGGGGGCGGGGCCACGCGCAGCCGGGACTGGATGCAGATGCACGCCGACGTCACGGGCGTGCCGATCACGCTGACGCACGTGCCCGACGCGACGGCGCTCGGCACGTGCGTGCTCGCGGCAGCAGGTGCCGGGTTGTTCGGCTCGGTGCGCGACGCCGCGGCTGCCATGGTCCGCACCGCCGACGTCCTCGAGCCCGATCCCGACCGGCACGAGGAGTACGGCTTCTTCGTGGACCGCTACGTCGAGGCCTACCCGCTGCTGCGCGAGCCGATCCACGCCGTGGCCGCCCGCGTGGCGGATCAGGCCTCCAGCGCCTGA
- a CDS encoding DeoR/GlpR family DNA-binding transcription regulator, producing MSSSHAGRRPSARDRARQERQELIASYVLAKGVATPHELTEVSGASIMTVHRDLDELARRGLIRKFHGGVSAKASSVFESSSAFRLHYQSEHKDALAEAVLERIEPGMSVMLDTSSTNVFLARRIARLDDVPLTVITNYQPILHTLRSCDGVSLIMIGGRYSTVHDAFFGIDAVAMTQGLRANLAVLSTSAMTPDETYHQDQDIVLMKRAMMAAADERVLLMDPTKIRRTALHRLAPTRDFDELLLTDPDDPEFVAAVSEHVPTRIVKAARASEDQALEA from the coding sequence ATGAGCTCGTCGCACGCCGGCCGGCGCCCCTCGGCACGGGACCGCGCCCGGCAGGAGCGCCAGGAGCTCATCGCCTCCTACGTCCTCGCCAAGGGGGTGGCCACCCCGCACGAGCTCACCGAGGTCTCGGGCGCCAGCATCATGACCGTGCACCGTGACCTGGACGAGCTCGCGCGGCGGGGGCTGATCCGCAAGTTCCACGGCGGTGTCTCCGCGAAGGCGTCGTCCGTGTTCGAGAGCAGCTCGGCGTTCCGCCTGCACTACCAGTCCGAGCACAAGGACGCCCTCGCCGAGGCCGTGCTGGAGCGGATCGAGCCCGGCATGTCGGTCATGCTCGACACGTCGTCGACGAACGTGTTCCTCGCGCGCCGCATCGCGCGCCTGGACGACGTGCCGCTCACCGTCATCACGAACTACCAGCCCATCCTGCACACGCTGCGCTCGTGCGACGGCGTCAGCCTCATCATGATCGGCGGTCGGTACAGCACCGTCCACGACGCGTTCTTCGGCATCGACGCCGTCGCGATGACGCAGGGGCTGCGGGCGAACCTGGCGGTGCTGAGCACGTCGGCGATGACGCCGGACGAGACCTATCACCAGGACCAGGACATCGTGCTCATGAAGCGCGCCATGATGGCGGCGGCCGACGAGCGGGTGCTCCTCATGGACCCGACGAAGATCCGGCGGACGGCGTTGCACCGGCTGGCGCCCACCCGCGACTTCGACGAGCTGCTGCTCACGGACCCGGACGACCCGGAGTTCGTCGCGGCTGTCTCGGAGCACGTGCCCACGCGGATCGTGAAGGCGGCCCGAGCGAGCGAGGATCAGGCGCTGGAGGCCTGA
- a CDS encoding dihydrodipicolinate synthase family protein, translated as MSSNHAGPTGVICPIVTPLTDDERLDREVLAAHVRAVLPHVDGLMALGTTGELPVLDDAVADELVDVVLSEVGDAGGQIVLGVGGAGWARTRRNLRRVADGVTHVAVCAPFYYATTPAGLLDYFRRAADAAAVPVVLYNIPQNTHVPLTVDLVATLAEHENVVGIKDSGPSREYFTELLALRSPSFTVLRGTDDAAVLEYRAAGADGFVSGLENIEPGLLRAALEAGDDDARAAAVARIGEIAALADGATGLSAIKAAVAILRGGSPRAARPVPTLEADALRDLAARLEVLGLRPHVAVG; from the coding sequence ATGAGCAGCAACCACGCCGGCCCCACCGGCGTCATCTGCCCGATCGTCACGCCCCTGACCGACGACGAGCGCCTCGACCGTGAGGTCCTCGCCGCTCACGTCCGTGCCGTCCTCCCCCACGTCGACGGACTCATGGCGCTCGGGACCACCGGCGAGCTGCCGGTGCTCGACGACGCCGTCGCCGACGAGCTCGTCGACGTCGTCCTGTCGGAGGTGGGGGACGCGGGCGGCCAGATCGTGCTGGGCGTCGGGGGCGCGGGGTGGGCGCGGACGCGCCGCAACCTGCGGCGGGTGGCCGACGGCGTCACGCACGTCGCCGTGTGCGCTCCGTTCTACTACGCGACCACCCCGGCGGGGCTGCTCGACTACTTCCGGCGGGCGGCCGACGCCGCTGCGGTGCCGGTGGTGCTGTACAACATCCCGCAGAACACGCACGTGCCGCTGACCGTGGACCTCGTCGCGACGCTGGCGGAGCACGAGAACGTCGTCGGCATCAAGGACAGCGGCCCCTCCCGCGAGTACTTCACGGAGCTGCTCGCGCTGCGGTCGCCGTCGTTCACGGTGCTCCGTGGCACCGACGACGCCGCCGTCCTCGAGTACCGGGCCGCGGGCGCGGACGGCTTCGTGAGCGGGCTCGAGAACATCGAACCGGGGCTGCTGCGGGCGGCGCTGGAGGCGGGCGACGACGACGCGCGGGCGGCCGCCGTGGCGCGGATCGGCGAGATCGCGGCTCTCGCCGACGGCGCCACGGGGCTGTCGGCGATCAAGGCGGCCGTGGCGATCCTGCGCGGTGGGTCGCCGCGCGCGGCGCGCCCGGTCCCCACGCTCGAGGCCGACGCGCTGCGCGACCTCGCCGCTCGGCTGGAGGTGCTGGGGCTTCGGCCCCACGTCGCCGTGGGCTGA
- a CDS encoding sialidase family protein: MTTDAVRNGTTTVKPPPGVVVAHSPAATQAYIGSPSLVRLPGGTLLASHDLFGPGSTWSDTHVYASDDDGATWRHRAHLAGQWWSSLLVHGGALYILGTTTEYGDVVIRRSDDGGRTWTTPDSPRTGLLRQGQFHTAPMPFVEHDGRIWRAMEDASGGEGWGERFAAFVMSAPLGADLLDAASWTSTNALARENAWLPDGFRAWLEGNAVVTPEGELVDVLRVDSADPRVTWGAIVHVSPDGTRATFDPKADLIEMPGGITKFAIRRDPVTGDYVSLVNHVPDPAARSRGLRARNTLALARSADLRTWRVSAPVLEHADDVTHGFQYVDWFIEDGDLLVLSRTAWDEPGGTAHNHHDANYLTFHRLHAFREVPVHA; the protein is encoded by the coding sequence GTGACGACGGACGCGGTACGGAACGGGACGACCACGGTGAAGCCGCCGCCCGGCGTCGTCGTCGCGCACTCCCCCGCGGCGACGCAGGCGTACATCGGCTCGCCGTCGCTCGTGCGGCTGCCGGGCGGCACGCTCCTGGCGAGCCACGACCTGTTCGGGCCGGGCTCCACGTGGAGCGACACGCACGTGTACGCCTCGGACGACGACGGCGCCACGTGGCGCCACCGGGCGCACCTCGCCGGGCAGTGGTGGTCGAGCCTCCTGGTGCACGGCGGCGCCCTGTACATCCTGGGGACGACCACGGAGTACGGCGACGTCGTGATCCGGCGCTCCGACGACGGCGGGCGGACGTGGACGACGCCGGACTCCCCGCGGACGGGTCTGCTGCGGCAGGGCCAGTTCCACACGGCGCCGATGCCGTTCGTCGAGCACGACGGGCGGATCTGGCGCGCGATGGAGGACGCGTCCGGGGGCGAGGGCTGGGGTGAGCGGTTCGCGGCGTTCGTCATGTCCGCGCCGCTCGGGGCGGACCTGCTCGACGCGGCGTCGTGGACATCCACGAACGCCCTCGCGCGGGAGAACGCGTGGCTGCCGGACGGGTTCCGGGCGTGGCTGGAGGGCAACGCGGTCGTGACGCCGGAGGGCGAGCTCGTCGACGTGCTGCGCGTGGACAGCGCCGACCCGCGGGTCACGTGGGGCGCGATCGTGCACGTGAGTCCGGACGGCACACGGGCCACGTTCGACCCGAAGGCGGACCTCATCGAGATGCCGGGCGGGATCACGAAGTTCGCGATCCGGCGCGACCCCGTGACGGGCGACTACGTCTCGCTCGTCAACCACGTCCCCGACCCGGCCGCGCGGTCGCGGGGGCTGCGGGCACGGAACACGCTGGCGCTGGCCCGGTCGGCCGACCTGCGGACCTGGCGGGTGTCGGCACCCGTGCTGGAGCACGCGGACGACGTCACGCACGGCTTCCAGTACGTCGACTGGTTCATCGAGGACGGCGACCTGCTGGTCCTCTCCCGCACCGCCTGGGACGAACCGGGCGGAACCGCGCACAACCACCACGACGCCAACTACCTCACGTTCCACCGTCTGCACGCTTTCCGAGAGGTTCCCGTCCACGCATGA
- a CDS encoding ABC transporter substrate-binding protein, which yields MRSRQLSRRAFLSTSAAATALGGAALLSGCGATAGGGSRVGLTTFAANVGIDPRTGREIRGLNDFLSDAGLDGVVAVDVPGRDANSTNSKVQTMLLGGSVDIIQMSTVYPFFRQGLLADLTPYYERDSWADNYIEAIFAPPLERIMYPPWDPAPSTYISSPGILNTLSLAYDAQLFEDFGVEPPGTIPDIDDVVAKLPRLTGTNPRTGEQCYGMYYDPRAASHIMLYYFGRGIDLGTVDPDDPARLAFDTDQVRSGIEQMIATAEFAPPGFEIGQGAENWGTENNTVAINMSVAPAAMQTAQDNGLVDRFVVTEGVRNTEGHTFYVTATEFAIASAARDTDLAWEAVKLLSGAEGQRFLYEEYQELPTWRDADWVDTDLTPYAPAFIAAAEAGRNAFFPEFMFRTFRPWMASIISRALGGASYDLAAELADQQRKAEQWVLDQA from the coding sequence ATGCGTTCACGGCAGCTGTCCCGGCGAGCCTTCCTCTCCACGTCCGCGGCGGCGACCGCGCTCGGCGGCGCGGCTCTCCTGTCGGGATGCGGGGCGACGGCGGGCGGCGGGTCTCGCGTCGGCCTCACGACGTTCGCGGCGAACGTCGGCATCGACCCGCGGACCGGCCGGGAGATCCGGGGCCTCAACGACTTCCTGAGCGACGCGGGGCTGGACGGCGTCGTCGCCGTCGACGTCCCCGGTCGCGACGCGAACTCCACCAACTCGAAGGTGCAGACGATGCTGCTCGGGGGCTCGGTGGACATCATCCAGATGAGCACCGTGTACCCGTTCTTCCGGCAGGGTCTGCTGGCGGACCTCACGCCGTACTACGAGCGGGACTCCTGGGCGGACAACTACATCGAGGCGATCTTCGCCCCGCCGCTCGAGCGCATCATGTACCCGCCGTGGGACCCCGCGCCGTCGACGTACATCTCCTCCCCCGGCATCCTCAACACGTTGAGCCTCGCGTACGACGCGCAGCTGTTCGAGGACTTCGGCGTGGAGCCGCCGGGCACGATCCCGGACATCGACGACGTCGTCGCGAAGCTCCCGCGGCTGACGGGCACGAACCCCCGCACGGGCGAGCAGTGCTACGGGATGTACTACGACCCCCGGGCCGCGAGCCACATCATGCTGTACTACTTCGGCCGCGGGATCGACCTGGGCACCGTCGACCCGGACGACCCGGCCCGGCTCGCGTTCGACACCGACCAGGTGCGCAGCGGCATCGAGCAGATGATCGCGACGGCGGAGTTCGCGCCGCCCGGGTTCGAGATCGGTCAGGGTGCGGAGAACTGGGGCACCGAGAACAACACGGTGGCGATCAACATGTCCGTCGCGCCGGCGGCGATGCAGACCGCGCAGGACAACGGCCTCGTCGACCGCTTCGTGGTGACGGAGGGCGTGCGCAACACCGAAGGCCACACGTTCTACGTCACGGCCACGGAGTTCGCGATCGCGTCCGCCGCCAGGGACACCGACCTCGCGTGGGAGGCGGTCAAGCTGCTCAGCGGGGCCGAGGGCCAGCGGTTCCTGTACGAGGAGTACCAGGAGCTGCCCACCTGGCGCGACGCGGACTGGGTCGACACCGACCTGACGCCGTACGCGCCGGCGTTCATCGCCGCCGCGGAGGCCGGACGGAACGCGTTCTTCCCCGAGTTCATGTTCCGGACGTTCCGGCCGTGGATGGCCTCGATCATCTCGCGCGCGCTCGGCGGCGCGAGCTACGACCTGGCGGCCGAGCTGGCCGACCAGCAACGAAAGGCGGAGCAGTGGGTGCTCGATCAGGCGTGA
- a CDS encoding carbohydrate ABC transporter permease, producing the protein MTVQQLTGAPPQQTTAPRPQRSATRARRLGWWLSALVLTIGALAVLLPFVFMISTSFNGQARLSVPFPPQIIPEDFSTEAYRIATLGIDVWRLYGNTLLVAVVEIVLSLGSALLAGYALSKIRPRGSKVILVVALATMMIPLEATIIPNFMTFRWLGMLDTYWALWLPAIAYPFGAFLVKQYLDSVPDELREAARLDGAGELRILMRIYAPLAKGIIATLVILLFLATWNSYLWPLIVINDPTMYTIQLGLASFNQTIGSETYALPDVNLAATVLSLIPILAIYLFFQRYIVASVASAAVKG; encoded by the coding sequence ATGACCGTCCAGCAGCTCACCGGTGCGCCGCCGCAGCAGACGACGGCGCCGCGTCCTCAGCGGTCGGCAACCCGCGCGCGTCGGCTCGGCTGGTGGCTGAGCGCCCTCGTGCTGACCATCGGTGCGCTCGCCGTCCTCCTGCCGTTCGTCTTCATGATCTCGACGAGCTTCAACGGGCAGGCCCGCCTGTCGGTCCCGTTCCCGCCGCAGATCATCCCCGAGGACTTCAGCACGGAGGCGTACCGGATCGCGACCCTGGGGATCGACGTCTGGCGCCTGTACGGCAACACCCTGCTGGTCGCCGTCGTCGAGATCGTCCTGAGCCTCGGCTCGGCGCTGCTGGCCGGGTACGCCCTGTCGAAGATCCGACCCCGCGGGTCGAAGGTCATCCTCGTCGTCGCCCTCGCGACGATGATGATCCCGCTCGAGGCCACGATCATCCCGAACTTCATGACGTTCCGGTGGCTCGGGATGCTCGACACGTACTGGGCCCTGTGGCTGCCCGCCATCGCGTACCCGTTCGGGGCGTTCCTCGTGAAGCAGTACCTCGACTCCGTCCCGGACGAGCTGCGCGAGGCGGCCCGGCTCGACGGCGCGGGCGAGCTGCGCATCCTCATGCGGATCTACGCGCCCCTCGCCAAGGGCATCATCGCGACCCTGGTCATCCTGCTGTTCCTCGCGACGTGGAACAGCTACCTGTGGCCGCTCATCGTCATCAACGACCCGACGATGTACACGATCCAGCTCGGGCTCGCGTCGTTCAACCAGACCATCGGGAGCGAGACGTACGCCCTGCCGGACGTCAACCTGGCGGCCACGGTGCTGTCGCTCATCCCGATCCTCGCGATCTACCTGTTCTTCCAGCGCTACATCGTGGCCAGCGTGGCGAGCGCGGCGGTGAAGGGATGA
- a CDS encoding carbohydrate ABC transporter permease has translation MDPTLTRVRTGKPPEPPAAQRRRGLGLRARSDVIGYIFLTPMLVALAAFTLYPLVETARLSFTDSNGVQASYVGLDNYTYIFSDDLFWSALSNTVYMGALTIVIGIPLSLVIATLINSLPATQSLFKAVYFAPNITSAIAAAIAFTYVFYPTEQGWVNALLGQLGLGPFGFFSDPGTARASVVLMSVWQGLGYTTLIWLAGLQGVPRELHEAAEVDGAGSLRRWWSVTLPMLRPITFFIIVVESINAFKRFADVYQIGGTDGQPGGVLTTIMLYIYRTGFNTFDFGKASAATVVLFLIILALTCVNFALFRRRLS, from the coding sequence ATGGACCCCACCCTCACGCGCGTCCGGACGGGCAAGCCGCCCGAGCCGCCCGCCGCGCAGCGCCGGCGCGGGCTCGGACTCCGCGCCCGTTCCGACGTCATCGGCTACATCTTCCTGACGCCGATGCTCGTGGCACTCGCCGCGTTCACGCTCTACCCGCTCGTCGAGACCGCCCGCCTGAGCTTCACCGACAGCAACGGCGTCCAGGCCAGCTACGTGGGCCTCGACAACTACACGTACATCTTCAGCGACGACCTGTTCTGGAGCGCGCTGTCGAACACCGTGTACATGGGGGCGCTGACGATCGTCATCGGCATCCCGCTCAGCCTCGTCATCGCGACGCTCATCAACTCGCTGCCGGCCACGCAGAGCCTGTTCAAGGCCGTGTACTTCGCGCCGAACATCACCTCGGCGATCGCGGCGGCCATCGCGTTCACGTACGTCTTCTACCCGACCGAGCAGGGCTGGGTGAACGCCCTGCTCGGCCAGCTCGGACTCGGCCCGTTCGGCTTCTTCTCCGACCCGGGCACGGCGCGCGCGTCGGTGGTGCTCATGTCCGTGTGGCAGGGCCTGGGCTACACGACGCTCATCTGGCTCGCCGGTCTCCAGGGGGTGCCCCGCGAGCTGCACGAGGCCGCGGAGGTCGACGGCGCCGGCTCGCTGCGCCGGTGGTGGAGCGTCACGCTGCCGATGCTCCGGCCGATCACGTTCTTCATCATCGTCGTCGAGTCGATCAACGCGTTCAAACGCTTCGCCGACGTCTACCAGATCGGCGGGACGGACGGCCAGCCCGGCGGCGTCCTCACGACGATCATGCTCTACATCTACCGGACGGGCTTCAACACGTTCGACTTCGGCAAGGCGTCCGCCGCCACCGTGGTCCTCTTCCTCATCATCCTCGCCCTCACGTGCGTCAACTTCGCGCTGTTCCGCAGGAGGTTGTCATGA
- a CDS encoding GntR family transcriptional regulator — protein MDIDVTPLQQEALGDRVARALRRKIVSGELERGTHLVEGPLSESFGVSRGPIRDALRALESDGLVESRRRGAFVVGLDENDIDELYSLREVLEAFALDLVLEQERLDRTPFVDAVEAMRDAAQRGDSASFAEADVMFHRLFYTASHHRRLHAMWHTLEPTFVALLEISTAQDDDLGPSAESHAQILDAVLAGDGDSARTELGAHLLGARSRITAAHQRRTGRPAT, from the coding sequence ATGGACATCGACGTCACCCCGTTGCAGCAGGAAGCGCTCGGCGACAGGGTCGCCCGGGCACTGCGCCGCAAGATCGTCTCCGGAGAGCTCGAGCGCGGCACCCATCTCGTGGAAGGTCCCCTCTCGGAGAGCTTCGGCGTCAGCCGCGGCCCGATCCGCGACGCGCTCCGGGCGCTCGAGAGCGACGGCCTCGTCGAGTCACGCCGTCGCGGAGCGTTCGTCGTCGGGCTCGACGAGAACGACATCGACGAGCTCTACTCGCTGCGCGAGGTGCTCGAGGCGTTCGCCCTGGACCTGGTGCTCGAGCAGGAGCGGCTCGACCGCACGCCGTTCGTCGACGCGGTCGAGGCCATGCGGGACGCGGCGCAGCGAGGCGACAGCGCCAGCTTCGCGGAGGCCGACGTCATGTTCCACCGGCTCTTCTACACCGCGTCGCACCACCGCCGCCTGCACGCGATGTGGCACACGCTCGAGCCGACCTTCGTGGCGCTGCTCGAGATCAGCACCGCCCAGGACGACGACCTCGGCCCGTCGGCGGAGTCGCACGCCCAGATCCTCGACGCCGTGCTGGCCGGCGACGGCGACTCGGCACGCACGGAGCTCGGCGCCCACCTCCTCGGCGCCCGCTCCCGCATCACCGCCGCCCACCAGAGACGCACGGGACGCCCCGCGACCTGA